A single Apodemus sylvaticus chromosome 20, mApoSyl1.1, whole genome shotgun sequence DNA region contains:
- the Ptges3 gene encoding prostaglandin E synthase 3, protein MSPSRGGVPPPSWAAQPSLGEVARARAQTVGGQRLANARGEPGKTGGNRAAGGARGGAGTGSIAKEPGVPAPSVEISRKPRRAWKQPLRTRGGQARAFCCVTSRRPASPPLARTHAPSPSSRPFSYTFLLSRVEGAALRAVHSGHRGRARRRRRLRRARRGRDRAETAGVAAGEQSTRQPLPARPAHPFVWPSAPFTMQPASAKWYDRRDYVFIEFCVEDSKDVNVNFEKSKLTFSCLGGSDNFKHLNEIDLFHCIDPNDSKHKRTDRSILCCLRKGESGQSWPRLTKERAKLNWLSVDFNNWKDWEDDSDEDMSNFDRFSEMMDHMGGDEDVDLPEVDGADDDSQDSDDEKMPDLE, encoded by the exons ATGTCTCCAAGCAGGGG CGGCGTCCCGCCGCCTTCCTGGGCGGCCCAGCCGTCTCTCGGGGAGGTCGCCCGCGCGCGTGCTCAGACAGTTGGCGGCCAACGGCTCGCTAACGCGAGAGGGGAGCCCGGGAAGACAGGCGGGAACCGGGCAGCCGGAGGGGCCAGGGGAGGAGCGGGCACGGGAAGCATCGCGAAGGAGCCAGGAGTCCCCGCCCCTTCCGTAGAGATCTCTAGAAAACCGCGCAGAGCCTGGAAGCAGCCACTGCGCACGCGCGGCGGCCAGGCCCGGGCATTTTGCTGCGTCACCAGCCGCCGCCCGGCCTCACCACCCCTCGCGCGCACGCACGCTCCTTCTCCGTCCTCGCGCCCCTTTTCCTACACTTTCCTTCTCTCCCGGGTTGAGGGAGCCGCTCTCCGCGCAGTGCATTCTGGGCATCGAGGCCgagcccgccgccgccgccgcctaaGAAGAGCCAGGAGAGGCCGCGACCGGGCAGAGACCGCCGGAGTCGCCGCCGGAGAGCAGTCGACTCGCCAGCCGCTGCCAGCGAGGCCCGCCCACCCGTTCGTCTGGCCCTCTGCCCCGTTCACCAT GCAGCCTGCTTCTGCAAAGTGGTACGATCGAAGGGACTATGTATTCATTGAATTTTGTGTTGAAGACAGTAAAGATGTTAATGTAAACTTTGAAAAGTCCAAACTTACTTTCAG ttgtcttGGAGGAAGTGATAATTTTAAGCATTTAAATGAAATTGATCTTTTTCATTGTATTGATCCAAAT GATTCCAAGCATAAAAGAACGGACAGATCGATTCTATGTTGTTTGCGAAAAGGAGAATCTGGCCAGTCATGGCCTAGGTTAACAAAGGAAAGGGCAAag CTTAATTGGCTTAGTGTGGACTTCAATAATTGGAAAGACTGGGAGGATGACTCAGATGAAGACATGTCTAATTTTGACCGTTTCTCTGAg aTGATGGATCACATGGGTGGTGATGAGGATGTAGATTTACCCGAAGTAGATGGCGCAGATGAT GATTCACAAGACAGTGATGATGAAA AAATGCCAGATCTGGAGTAA